The Flavobacteriales bacterium sequence ATCAGGTTATCGAAAAGAGAGGCCAGTACTGCAAACAGAATAGACAACATACCAAATGCAAACGTCATCCAACGCGAAGCACCAAGGTAATGTGCATCACTTCCATCCCGGTGCAATTGGCGCTTATACACATCGATGGTCGCTGTGGACCCAAGGGCATTTAGTTCTGCGGAAGTACTGGACATCGCTGCGGAAAAGATCACAGCCAGAAGCAGGCCGATAAGCCCAACCGGCAGATAGTGCATGATAAAATGAATAAAGATGTAGTCGTTGTCACGAACTTCCGCTTGATCATCCGTGTCTTTGATAAGCGTAGCAGCCTCTGCCCTGAGTTCGGATTCCCTGACCGACCATTTCTCAATTTCTTCACCGCCATTTCCCGCGGCCAGCGAAGTCAGTATCTCTTCCTTTTTCCGGGCATGTACGTCCTCATAACGCTGCTGCAGGACATCGTAGGCTGTCGCCTGTTCACCTGCCATCACCACTGTTTCGTTGTGGGCATTAAAATGCAACGGGGGACGCTCGAACTGAAAGAACACAAATACCAGAACACCGGTAAGAAGAATAAAAAACTGCATCGGTATTTTCAATACCGCATTAAACATCAGCCCCATCCTGCTTTCCCTTACTGATCGGCCTGAAAGATAGCGCTGGACCTGGGATTGATCCGTTCCGAAATAACTAAGCTGAAGAAAGAATCCTCCCAATAACCCAGACCACAAATTGTAGCGGCTGTCTGCATCAAAATCAAGACTGATAATTTCCATTTTCCCCATCATCCCTGCTACATTCAGTGCATCCCCAAATGATACATACTCACCGAGGTAATCCACCAACAGGAAGAAGGCCACGAACATGCCGGCAAAGATCACAGCCATTTGCTGTTTGTGCGTTTGACTTACCGCACGGGTACCTCCGGAAACCGTATATATAATGACCAACACACCAATAAACACAATGGTAAAGTTCAGGTCCCAGGCGAGAATCTGGCTAAGGATAATAGCAGGTGCATAGATGGTGATCCCGGCAGCGAGGCCACGCTGAATCAGGAACAATGAAGCAGTCAGCAATCGCATACGCAGATCAAAGCGCTGCTCCAGGAACTCATAAGCGGTATAAACCTTCAACTTATAGTAAAGGGGAATGAACACAGCGGCGATGACAACCATGGCAAGGGGAAGGCCGAAGTAGAACTGGACAAAACCCATCCCATCTGCATATGCTTTCCCCGGCGTGGAGAGAAAAGTAATGGCACTGGCCTGCGTGGCCATCACGCTCAAGCCGATGCTCCACCAATTGGCATCTCCACCTTTAAGGTAGGAATCAATGTTTTTACTTCCCCGGCTCTTCCATGTGCCATATCCTACAATGAAGAACAGCACAGCAAACATTACGATCCAATCAACCCCCGTCATCCGTACATCCTGGTTAGGAAATAAAATATGACGATACAAACCACCTCGATCGCCAGCACGGTGATGTAAATCTTACGCCAGTGATCCCTGGTCTCCGGTATATCGTTATGGTTGTGATCGCTCATAAGAGATGAGGTTCACAAACAAACGAATCGCTCCCGGTACTCCAGCCGGAAGTTGTCTGAAAAAGGAAATGCCGGTATAAATGAAGGCACCGTCTCCATAATCTGCGATCAGCAGGCCACCTTTCTTTTCGGCTTCATCAGGATCATGCCAACCGATGACGGGTGTATAATGTTCATCCCATTGATCAGCAAAATACAGTCCGCGTTCCTGGACCCAACCCAGAAAGTCGGTCACCTCTATCTTATGCGGCCGGTCCAAAACGGAATGCCGGGGTTCCAATACACTTGCAGAAGCAGTTTCTTTGGTAACGCGGTCCCTGGAAAGGTGGAACGGATACGGCCCCAGCATCTCTTCGGAAATGCCGCCACTGGTATTATATTGAACAAGCAGCAAGCCTCCGGCATGCACATAATCCATCAACAATGCCTTTTTACCGGGAAGCCACGCCTGGGTGTTGTATGCCCGGATGCCGGTAATGATGGCGTCAAAACGGGAAAGATCGGTGGAAGACAATGATTCCTCATCCAGCATTTCTACGGTAAAACCAAGTTGTGTCAGAGCAGCAGGAACATCATCGCCGGGTCCCATGATATAACCGACTGCCATAGGCTTTGATTGCAAGTCAACTGCGGTAAGTGGAACAGATGCCGACGGAAATATCAACTGAGGGCGTATGTGGGTATAGGTGATCTCTTTCTCCGAAAACAATGTCTGTTCCTTGCCATCACTTGTTATAACCGCAGTCATCTTTCCTATGGATGTTTTGTCCGGTGCGGTCAGCGTAAAATGTAACAACTGTTCATCACCTGCCTTTTGCAGATCCACGGTTCGACTTAGAGGAGATGAACTCCAACCTTTCGGAAGTTGTAGTTTAATCTCTCCCGATTGTGTCACCCTGCTCCATGATTTCATGGTCAGGGTCACATCCACCAGCTTTCCTTTGGCTGTAATGACTGAAGGTTGGGCAAAATTGGCCGTTACCTGAGGTGCTAGAATAAGAGGTCGCAACCTCTCAGCATCCACCCGGTCCGTCCAATGACACAT is a genomic window containing:
- a CDS encoding LmbE family protein, with the protein product TRFPTPDSNYGGHGHHSSSALLAQEAFKLAADPKAYPEQLNAVSVWQPKRLLFNASSWWNPEIEKLAVDNPDYITLDVGAYNPVLGMSYNEIAALSRSMHKSQGFGASRARGTQLDYLQHTAGERASGKLFDGVDTHWSRIKGGEAIGHSIAKLIATYDPYHPEKLVLPLVNVYKQIDALDDNHWKVVKLKEVKQLILNCAGVHAHAWTEEYAVPGGEHVKIELSVIRRGKEAVKLKNMRVAGHDTVVNTSLAFNKAFEKDVIATVPERQRDQPYWLQREDVEGVFHIPFQHQVGLPENPPTLTAQFVLEVGGVSLDYTVPVMCHWTDRVDAERLRPLILAPQVTANFAQPSVITAKGKLVDVTLTMKSWSRVTQSGEIKLQLPKGWSSSPLSRTVDLQKAGDEQLLHFTLTAPDKTSIGKMTAVITSDGKEQTLFSEKEITYTHIRPQLIFPSASVPLTAVDLQSKPMAVGYIMGPGDDVPAALTQLGFTVEMLDEESLSSTDLSRFDAIITGIRAYNTQAWLPGKKALLMDYVHAGGLLLVQYNTSGGISEEMLGPYPFHLSRDRVTKETASASVLEPRHSVLDRPHKIEVTDFLGWVQERGLYFADQWDEHYTPVIGWHDPDEAEKKGGLLIADYGDGAFIYTGISFFRQLPAGVPGAIRLFVNLISYERSQP
- a CDS encoding sodium:solute symporter — encoded protein: MTGVDWIVMFAVLFFIVGYGTWKSRGSKNIDSYLKGGDANWWSIGLSVMATQASAITFLSTPGKAYADGMGFVQFYFGLPLAMVVIAAVFIPLYYKLKVYTAYEFLEQRFDLRMRLLTASLFLIQRGLAAGITIYAPAIILSQILAWDLNFTIVFIGVLVIIYTVSGGTRAVSQTHKQQMAVIFAGMFVAFFLLVDYLGEYVSFGDALNVAGMMGKMEIISLDFDADSRYNLWSGLLGGFFLQLSYFGTDQSQVQRYLSGRSVRESRMGLMFNAVLKIPMQFFILLTGVLVFVFFQFERPPLHFNAHNETVVMAGEQATAYDVLQQRYEDVHARKKEEILTSLAAGNGGEEIEKWSVRESELRAEAATLIKDTDDQAEVRDNDYIFIHFIMHYLPVGLIGLLLAVIFSAAMSSTSAELNALGSTATIDVYKRQLHRDGSDAHYLGASRWMTFAFGMLSILFAVLASLFDNLIEAVNILGSLFYGTILGIFLVAFMMKRVKGRAVFIAALISQATIIVLFMLDRDGKIHIAYLWYNLLGPAIVMGLSALLQYMDGGDGEPGINISRSR